In a genomic window of Sphingomonas koreensis:
- a CDS encoding DUF937 domain-containing protein, whose translation MNLTDILAQAGGIDSMARDLGVSPETAKAGADALLPAILGGFKKQAQTGGGIEGLGGLLGQLGGGGLLDAVLGSQPTPVDRGNDVLGQIFGSKDVSRTVAGHAAEQSGLDSGLLKKMLPILAMLVAGYLAKQGGQEGEGGGLGGLIGGMLGGGGAPAASGGLGGLGKLIDLNGDGNPLDDIIGMAGKLRS comes from the coding sequence ATGAATCTGACCGACATCCTCGCACAGGCGGGCGGCATCGACTCGATGGCCCGCGATCTGGGCGTTTCGCCTGAAACTGCGAAGGCAGGCGCCGACGCATTGCTTCCCGCGATCCTTGGGGGATTCAAGAAGCAGGCGCAGACCGGGGGCGGGATCGAGGGATTGGGCGGATTGCTCGGCCAGCTGGGCGGCGGCGGGCTGCTCGACGCGGTGCTGGGTTCGCAGCCGACGCCGGTCGATCGAGGGAACGATGTGCTCGGCCAGATTTTCGGGTCCAAGGATGTCAGCCGGACCGTCGCGGGCCATGCCGCGGAGCAGAGCGGTCTCGATTCCGGACTGCTCAAGAAGATGCTGCCGATCCTGGCGATGCTCGTTGCCGGCTACCTCGCAAAGCAGGGTGGCCAAGAGGGTGAAGGTGGCGGGCTCGGTGGCCTGATCGGGGGGATGCTCGGCGGCGGCGGTGCGCCCGCTGCGTCCGGCGGTCTTGGCGGGCTCGGCAAACTCATCGACCTCAACGGTGACGGCAACCCGCTCGACGACATCATCGGCATGGCCGGCAAGCTGCGCAGCTGA
- a CDS encoding DUF4199 domain-containing protein translates to MRRLILTYGLIAGVVVSIQLFLIVTLFGDNPPTGPLGMALGYLTMLIALSAVFVAIKRRRDHDLGGAIRFWPAFGLGVAISVVAGILYVLTWEALLLIHGPGYVETMMAAEIERQRAAGVSAAELAALQTWMAEFRVSYANPLIRLPITFSEIFPVGLLVSLVSAALLRNPRFMPLRRET, encoded by the coding sequence ATGCGGCGCCTGATCCTGACCTATGGCCTCATCGCCGGCGTGGTGGTGAGCATCCAGCTCTTCCTGATCGTCACCCTGTTCGGCGACAATCCGCCGACCGGGCCGCTGGGCATGGCGCTCGGCTATCTCACCATGCTGATCGCGCTGAGCGCCGTGTTCGTCGCGATCAAGCGGCGGCGCGACCATGATCTGGGCGGGGCGATCCGCTTCTGGCCCGCCTTTGGGCTGGGGGTCGCGATCTCCGTGGTCGCGGGGATCCTGTACGTCCTGACCTGGGAAGCGCTGCTGCTGATCCACGGCCCCGGCTATGTCGAGACGATGATGGCGGCTGAGATCGAGCGCCAGCGTGCCGCCGGCGTGAGTGCGGCGGAGCTGGCGGCATTGCAGACATGGATGGCGGAGTTCCGCGTTAGCTACGCCAACCCGCTGATCCGCCTGCCGATCACCTTCAGCGAGATCTTCCCGGTCGGGCTGCTCGTCTCGCTGGTCTCCGCCGCGCTGCTGCGCAACCCGCGCTTCATGCCGCTGCGGCGCGAAACCTAA
- a CDS encoding long-chain fatty acid--CoA ligase, which produces MLGAMQDFELRVPRLIDHAEREYGDREIVSRWFDGSETRTNWAGIARDSRKLAQALERMGIKKGDRVATMAMNHSRHLVAWHGTIGMGGVIHTINPRLFEDQLAFIGNHAEDRVLMYDRMFQPIVDKMKPQWKTIEHYIVFDPGSEAGAGADGPDSFEAVIGAEDGNYAWVEGDEREPCMLCYTSGTTGNPKGVLYTHRSSVIHAMAEIQPAVFDLSTQSVVLPVVPMFHAVGWGMPFAAPMVGVKLVMSAINEGKVLCELMNREKVTHTAGVPTVWFAMFQHMDETGDVPAYLKVVTIGGSAAPRAMIERIMKMGARVNHAWGMTETSPIGTMGSPSADWDDLSFEAKVDKMVCQGRAPFGVELRTVDDAGNLLPRDGESSGRLQVRGPWIIKQYFKDESGPCLTADGWFDTGDVAVLHPDGIMQITDRAKDVIKSGGEWISSVELENAAVGCPGVAEAAAIGIHHPKWDERPLLLVIRKPGSEVTADQIQQHLAKHVAKWWLPDEIHFVEALPHTATGKLLKTAIRDQYKGFQFAAA; this is translated from the coding sequence ATGCTGGGCGCGATGCAGGATTTCGAGCTTCGGGTACCGCGGCTGATCGATCATGCGGAGCGCGAATATGGCGATCGCGAGATCGTCAGCCGCTGGTTCGACGGCAGTGAGACGCGGACCAACTGGGCCGGGATCGCGCGCGACTCGCGCAAGCTGGCGCAAGCCCTTGAACGCATGGGGATCAAGAAGGGCGATCGCGTCGCGACGATGGCGATGAACCACAGCCGCCATCTCGTCGCCTGGCACGGCACGATCGGCATGGGCGGCGTCATCCACACCATCAACCCGCGCCTGTTCGAGGACCAGCTCGCCTTTATCGGCAACCATGCCGAGGATCGCGTGCTGATGTACGATCGGATGTTCCAGCCGATCGTCGACAAGATGAAGCCGCAGTGGAAGACGATCGAGCACTACATCGTCTTCGACCCCGGCTCGGAGGCCGGGGCAGGCGCCGACGGCCCCGACAGCTTCGAGGCGGTGATCGGCGCCGAGGACGGCAACTACGCCTGGGTCGAGGGCGACGAGCGCGAGCCGTGCATGCTCTGCTATACCAGCGGCACCACGGGGAACCCCAAGGGCGTGCTCTACACCCACCGCTCGTCGGTGATCCACGCCATGGCGGAGATCCAGCCGGCGGTGTTCGACCTTTCGACTCAGTCGGTCGTCCTGCCCGTCGTGCCGATGTTCCACGCCGTCGGCTGGGGAATGCCGTTCGCCGCGCCGATGGTCGGCGTGAAGCTCGTCATGTCCGCGATCAACGAGGGCAAGGTGCTGTGCGAGCTGATGAACCGCGAGAAGGTCACGCACACCGCAGGCGTGCCGACCGTGTGGTTCGCGATGTTCCAGCATATGGACGAGACCGGTGACGTGCCCGCTTACCTCAAGGTCGTCACGATCGGCGGTTCGGCCGCGCCGCGCGCGATGATCGAGCGGATCATGAAGATGGGCGCGCGCGTCAACCATGCCTGGGGCATGACCGAAACCTCGCCGATCGGCACAATGGGCTCGCCCAGCGCCGACTGGGACGACCTGAGCTTCGAGGCCAAGGTCGACAAGATGGTCTGTCAGGGCCGCGCGCCCTTCGGCGTCGAGCTGCGCACGGTCGACGATGCCGGCAACCTTCTGCCGCGCGACGGGGAGAGTTCGGGTCGGCTCCAGGTTCGCGGTCCGTGGATCATCAAGCAATATTTCAAGGATGAGAGCGGCCCGTGCCTCACCGCGGACGGCTGGTTCGACACTGGCGACGTCGCCGTGCTGCATCCCGACGGCATCATGCAGATCACCGATCGCGCCAAGGACGTGATCAAGTCGGGGGGCGAGTGGATCAGCTCGGTCGAGCTGGAGAATGCCGCGGTCGGCTGCCCCGGCGTGGCTGAAGCCGCGGCGATCGGCATCCATCACCCCAAATGGGACGAGCGCCCGCTGCTGCTGGTGATCCGCAAGCCGGGGAGCGAGGTCACCGCCGACCAGATCCAGCAGCACCTCGCCAAGCATGTCGCCAAATGGTGGCTCCCCGACGAGATCCACTTCGTCGAGGCGCTGCCCCACACCGCGACCGGCAAGCTGCTCAAGACCGCGATCCGCGACCAGTATAAGGGGTTCCAGTTCGCGGCGGCGTGA
- the dnaE gene encoding DNA polymerase III subunit alpha: MPHSGFVPLRIFSAYTMLEGAIEPKAIAGRARELGFPAAALCDRNGLYAAMSYGDAAKKAGVQPIVGTLLCVERPDVPEGITPPLDWLALYAQDQRGYENLCDLVSRAHLERPIEKDAHVLFSDLEGRTDGVIALTAGKEGALARLFAEEQDSAAFAYADRLQALFGDRLYIEIIRRLDEVEGRAEPKLLDLAYDRGIPIVATNPACYAEPDFHQAHDAMLCIAGSAYVASDERARSSPDAWMKPATEMKRLFDDLPEAIDNTLVVAQRCAYAAPKRKPILPSLAGDLEGEAAQLRDDARAGLEARLEKAGITDPAKREEYFARLAFETDIIIQMGFPGYFLIVADFIKWAKQNGIPVGPGRGSGAGSVVAWALTITDLDPLELGLLFERFLNPERVSMPDFDIDFCETRRGEVIRYVQAKYGRNQVAQIITFGTMKARAVLKDTGRVLQMSYGQVDRLAKLVPNHPTDPWTLPRSLNGVSEFKAEYDGDEGVRHLIDLAMQLEGLPRHSSTHAAGVVIGDRPLAELVPLYRDPRSDMPVTQFDMKYVEGAGLVKFDFLGLKTLSVLQKGVELLAARNIQIDLAALGWDDPAVYELLQRGDTVGVFQLESEGMRRTLTAVRPTNFGDIIALVSLYRPGPMDNIPMFGRRKQGLEPIEYPHPALEGILKETYGIFVYQEQVMQAAQILAGYSLGGADLLRRAMGKKIKAEMDAQRALFVEGCAKVNNIAEGKANELFDLIDKFAGYGFNKSHAAAYALLAYHTAWLKAHYPHEFYAASMCFELGQTEKLAIFVEDMKRLGVACLPPDINASEAEFSVEAVDDGFAVRYALAGLKGVGEKAMELLVEERHAKGRFQSLDDFARRVDPRLLNKRQVEALAGAGGFDSIAPDRPGVYAAAETILAVAQRTHANRESGQGGLFGEAEPVGSAIQLPKSARWTLGQKIEAEKDSFGFFFSAHPLDRYQHLARLHSARTIVSLNDIDIAEGGRAGATIAALIEDARWRTSARGKRYLMATLSDASGTVPCTCFDDFTAKEMEDAARIGGCGILTLELDRRAGEDSARVTVRKVQPFEGMAKDVRLTLRLTVTEPTALAAIALQLADARGGRCEVVLDAPLPSGGEAELVLGRNFRIDGELAARIEGLPGVAACELKPTDLPRLALAS; the protein is encoded by the coding sequence ATGCCCCATTCCGGCTTCGTCCCCCTCCGCATCTTTTCCGCCTACACGATGCTGGAGGGCGCGATCGAGCCCAAGGCGATTGCCGGGCGCGCGCGCGAACTGGGATTTCCGGCGGCCGCCCTCTGCGATCGCAACGGCCTCTACGCGGCGATGTCCTATGGCGATGCCGCCAAGAAAGCGGGCGTCCAGCCGATCGTCGGCACCCTGCTTTGTGTCGAGCGGCCGGATGTGCCCGAGGGTATCACCCCTCCGCTCGACTGGCTGGCACTCTACGCGCAGGATCAGCGCGGCTACGAAAATCTCTGCGATCTCGTTTCCCGCGCACATCTCGAACGTCCGATCGAGAAGGATGCGCATGTCCTCTTCTCCGATCTCGAGGGCCGTACCGACGGCGTGATCGCGCTGACCGCGGGCAAGGAGGGGGCGCTCGCCCGTCTGTTCGCCGAGGAGCAGGACAGCGCGGCCTTCGCCTATGCCGACCGGCTTCAGGCGCTGTTCGGCGATCGCCTCTATATCGAGATCATCCGCCGACTTGACGAGGTCGAGGGCAGGGCGGAGCCGAAGCTGCTCGACCTCGCCTATGATCGCGGCATCCCGATCGTCGCGACCAACCCGGCCTGCTATGCCGAGCCCGATTTCCATCAGGCGCATGATGCGATGCTGTGCATCGCCGGTTCCGCCTATGTCGCCAGCGACGAGCGTGCCCGCTCCTCGCCCGACGCATGGATGAAGCCCGCGACCGAGATGAAGCGGCTGTTCGACGATCTGCCCGAGGCGATCGACAACACGCTCGTCGTCGCGCAGCGCTGTGCCTATGCGGCGCCCAAGCGCAAGCCGATCCTCCCCAGCCTTGCCGGCGATCTCGAGGGCGAGGCTGCGCAGCTGCGCGACGACGCGCGCGCAGGCCTCGAAGCGCGGCTGGAGAAGGCGGGCATCACCGATCCGGCGAAACGCGAGGAGTATTTCGCGCGGCTTGCGTTCGAGACCGACATCATCATCCAGATGGGCTTCCCCGGCTATTTCCTGATCGTCGCGGACTTCATCAAATGGGCCAAGCAGAACGGCATCCCGGTCGGGCCGGGCCGCGGCTCGGGCGCGGGTTCGGTCGTCGCCTGGGCGCTCACCATCACCGATCTGGACCCGCTCGAACTCGGCCTGCTGTTCGAACGCTTCCTCAACCCCGAACGCGTGTCGATGCCCGACTTCGACATCGACTTCTGCGAAACCCGCCGCGGCGAGGTGATCCGCTATGTGCAGGCGAAGTACGGCCGCAACCAGGTCGCGCAGATCATCACCTTCGGAACGATGAAGGCGCGCGCGGTGCTCAAGGACACCGGGCGCGTGCTCCAGATGAGCTATGGTCAGGTCGACCGGCTCGCCAAGCTCGTCCCCAACCATCCGACCGATCCGTGGACGCTGCCGCGCTCGCTCAACGGCGTGAGCGAGTTCAAGGCCGAATATGACGGCGACGAGGGGGTCAGGCACCTTATCGATCTCGCCATGCAGCTCGAAGGGCTGCCGCGCCACAGCTCGACCCATGCCGCCGGCGTGGTGATCGGCGATCGTCCGCTGGCCGAGCTGGTCCCGCTCTACCGCGATCCGCGATCGGACATGCCCGTCACCCAGTTCGACATGAAATATGTCGAGGGCGCGGGGCTGGTGAAGTTCGACTTTCTCGGCCTCAAGACGCTGTCGGTGCTGCAAAAGGGTGTCGAGCTGCTCGCCGCGCGCAACATCCAGATCGATCTCGCCGCCCTCGGCTGGGACGATCCGGCGGTCTACGAACTGCTCCAGCGCGGCGACACGGTCGGCGTGTTCCAGCTGGAATCGGAAGGCATGCGGCGCACGCTGACCGCGGTTCGTCCGACCAATTTCGGCGACATCATTGCGCTCGTCTCGCTCTACCGCCCGGGCCCGATGGACAACATCCCGATGTTCGGGCGGCGCAAGCAGGGGCTTGAGCCGATCGAGTATCCGCACCCTGCGCTCGAAGGGATCCTCAAGGAAACCTACGGCATCTTCGTCTATCAGGAACAGGTGATGCAGGCCGCGCAGATCCTGGCCGGCTATTCGCTCGGCGGCGCCGACCTGCTGCGCCGCGCGATGGGCAAGAAGATCAAGGCCGAGATGGACGCACAGCGTGCGCTGTTCGTCGAAGGCTGCGCCAAGGTGAACAATATCGCCGAGGGCAAGGCGAACGAGCTGTTCGACTTGATCGACAAGTTCGCCGGCTACGGTTTCAACAAGTCGCACGCCGCGGCCTATGCGCTGCTCGCCTACCACACCGCCTGGCTCAAGGCGCACTATCCGCACGAATTCTACGCCGCCTCGATGTGCTTCGAACTTGGCCAGACCGAGAAGCTGGCGATCTTCGTCGAGGACATGAAGCGGCTCGGCGTCGCTTGCCTGCCGCCCGACATCAATGCCAGCGAAGCCGAATTCTCGGTCGAGGCGGTCGATGACGGGTTCGCGGTCCGCTATGCGCTCGCCGGCCTCAAGGGCGTCGGCGAAAAGGCGATGGAACTGCTGGTCGAGGAGCGCCACGCCAAAGGCCGCTTCCAGAGCCTTGACGATTTCGCCCGCCGCGTCGATCCGCGCCTGCTCAACAAGCGTCAGGTCGAGGCGCTGGCGGGGGCAGGAGGCTTCGACAGCATCGCGCCCGACCGGCCCGGCGTCTATGCCGCCGCCGAGACGATCCTCGCCGTCGCCCAACGCACTCACGCCAACCGCGAGAGCGGGCAGGGCGGCCTGTTCGGCGAGGCCGAGCCGGTCGGCTCCGCAATCCAGCTGCCCAAGAGCGCGCGCTGGACGCTGGGCCAGAAGATCGAGGCCGAGAAGGATTCCTTCGGCTTCTTCTTCTCCGCGCATCCGCTCGACCGCTACCAGCATCTTGCCCGGCTCCATTCGGCGCGGACCATCGTCAGCCTCAACGACATCGACATCGCCGAGGGCGGCCGCGCCGGCGCGACCATCGCCGCGCTGATCGAGGACGCGCGATGGCGGACCTCGGCGCGCGGCAAGCGCTATCTGATGGCGACACTCTCCGACGCCAGCGGCACCGTGCCCTGCACCTGCTTCGACGACTTCACGGCGAAGGAGATGGAGGACGCGGCGCGGATTGGCGGCTGCGGCATCCTGACGCTTGAGCTCGATCGCCGCGCGGGCGAGGATTCGGCCCGCGTCACGGTGCGCAAGGTTCAGCCGTTCGAGGGAATGGCGAAGGACGTGCGTCTGACCCTGCGCCTGACCGTGACTGAACCGACCGCGCTTGCCGCCATCGCCCTCCAGCTCGCCGATGCGCGCGGCGGTCGGTGCGAGGTGGTGCTCGATGCCCCCCTGCCCAGCGGCGGCGAGGCCGAGCTGGTGCTCGGCCGCAACTTCCGCATCGACGGGGAGCTCGCCGCTCGGATCGAGGGCCTGCCCGGCGTCGCTGCCTGTGAGCTCAAGCCCACCGACCTGCCGAGGCTGGCTTTGGCGAGTTAA
- a CDS encoding PA0069 family radical SAM protein: MAKTRPVRGATHNRESARFNLPAREADGDWLDAREGIDGELPPLRTTVTVERAKSVLTRNQSPDIAFDRSVNPYRGCEHGCIYCFARPTHAYLDLSPGLDFETKLFAKPDAPALLRAALAKRGYVCQPIAFGTNTDPYQPIEAEWRVTRGCIEVLAECGHPITITTKSDRVTRDIDLLAPMAERGLAAVMVSVTSLDPRIARTVEPRAPHPERRLAAVAKLREAGVPTYVSLSPVIPQITDHEIEHIMERAAEAGAMGCFYLPVRLPHEVAPLFRAWLDTHFPDRAGKVMATIQSIRGGRDNDPDFHSRFRGQGPWADLLRTRFRIAARRFGLDKAYIPLRRDLFRPPPGPQGELF, encoded by the coding sequence ATGGCCAAGACCCGCCCCGTGCGCGGGGCCACGCATAATCGCGAGAGCGCCCGCTTCAACCTGCCCGCGCGGGAGGCCGATGGCGACTGGCTCGACGCGCGCGAGGGGATTGACGGCGAGCTTCCGCCGCTGCGGACCACCGTTACGGTCGAAAGGGCCAAGAGCGTCCTGACGCGCAACCAGTCACCCGACATCGCGTTCGACCGCTCGGTGAACCCGTATCGCGGCTGCGAGCATGGCTGCATCTATTGCTTCGCGCGGCCCACTCACGCCTATCTCGACCTGTCGCCGGGGCTGGATTTCGAGACGAAGCTGTTCGCCAAGCCCGATGCCCCCGCCCTGCTCCGCGCGGCGCTGGCCAAGCGCGGCTACGTCTGCCAGCCGATCGCATTCGGGACCAACACCGACCCCTATCAGCCGATCGAGGCCGAGTGGCGAGTCACGCGCGGCTGTATCGAGGTACTGGCCGAGTGCGGCCACCCGATCACCATCACCACCAAATCCGACCGGGTGACGCGCGATATCGACCTGCTCGCCCCGATGGCGGAGCGCGGGCTGGCGGCGGTGATGGTCTCGGTCACCTCGCTCGACCCCAGGATCGCGCGCACGGTCGAGCCGCGTGCGCCGCATCCCGAGCGGCGGCTGGCGGCGGTGGCGAAGCTGCGCGAAGCGGGCGTCCCGACCTATGTCTCGCTGTCGCCGGTGATCCCGCAGATCACCGATCACGAGATCGAGCATATCATGGAGCGCGCGGCGGAGGCCGGGGCGATGGGCTGCTTCTACCTGCCCGTGCGGCTGCCGCATGAGGTTGCGCCGCTGTTCCGCGCCTGGCTCGACACCCATTTCCCGGATCGCGCGGGCAAGGTGATGGCGACGATCCAGTCGATCCGCGGCGGCCGCGACAACGATCCCGATTTTCACAGCCGGTTCCGCGGTCAGGGTCCTTGGGCCGATCTGTTGCGCACCCGCTTCAGGATCGCGGCCCGGCGCTTCGGGCTCGACAAGGCGTATATCCCGCTGCGCCGCGACCTGTTCCGCCCGCCGCCCGGTCCGCAGGGCGAGTTGTTCTAG
- a CDS encoding helix-turn-helix transcriptional regulator encodes MIRSMQAMRFPRSGWWWQVLLYGALLATGTAMLQWLDYRWLVRAHSTELYLLVVAGTFLAIGLVIGARVMGRAAPPRPAGNPAAQASLGISEREMTVLRELAAGHANKQIARNLDISPNTVKTHVARLFEKLGARRRTDALARARELGLLP; translated from the coding sequence ATGATCCGGTCCATGCAGGCGATGCGCTTTCCCCGATCCGGCTGGTGGTGGCAGGTGCTGCTCTATGGCGCCCTGCTCGCGACGGGCACCGCGATGCTGCAATGGCTCGACTATCGCTGGCTGGTGCGGGCGCATTCGACTGAGCTGTATCTGCTGGTGGTGGCGGGCACATTCCTTGCGATCGGGCTGGTGATCGGGGCGCGGGTGATGGGTCGCGCGGCCCCACCCCGCCCGGCGGGCAACCCGGCGGCCCAGGCATCGCTGGGGATCAGCGAGCGGGAGATGACCGTGCTGCGCGAGCTTGCCGCCGGGCACGCCAACAAGCAGATCGCGCGCAACCTCGATATCTCGCCCAACACGGTGAAGACGCATGTCGCGCGGCTGTTCGAGAAACTGGGCGCGCGGCGCCGCACCGACGCGCTCGCGCGGGCCCGCGAGCTTGGCCTGCTGCCCTGA
- a CDS encoding glutathione peroxidase codes for MTAITDIPVTTPEGTQIDLSDYAGKVLLIVNVASKCGFTPQYEGLEALHRRYADRGFEVLGFPCNQFGAQEPGDAAEIASFCSLTYDVTFPVFGKIDVNGPDAAPLYRHLKKAAPGLLGTEGIKWNFTKFLIDRSGNVVDRYAPQTKPEDIAADIEKLL; via the coding sequence ATGACCGCAATCACCGACATTCCGGTCACAACGCCGGAAGGGACGCAGATCGATCTGTCGGACTATGCCGGCAAGGTGCTGCTGATCGTCAACGTTGCGTCCAAATGCGGTTTCACCCCGCAATATGAGGGGCTCGAGGCGCTGCACCGCCGCTATGCCGATCGCGGGTTCGAGGTGCTTGGCTTTCCGTGCAACCAGTTCGGCGCGCAGGAGCCGGGGGACGCGGCGGAGATCGCGAGTTTCTGCTCGCTGACCTACGACGTGACCTTTCCGGTGTTCGGCAAGATCGACGTCAACGGCCCGGACGCGGCGCCGCTGTACCGCCATCTCAAGAAAGCCGCGCCGGGCCTGCTCGGGACCGAGGGGATCAAGTGGAATTTCACCAAGTTCCTGATCGATCGCAGCGGCAATGTCGTCGATCGTTACGCCCCGCAGACCAAGCCGGAAGATATTGCGGCGGATATCGAGAAGCTGCTGTAG
- a CDS encoding saccharopine dehydrogenase family protein: MKDVLVIGAGGVSSVAVHKMAKNPDLFGKITLASRRKFKCDAIAESVKARFGVTIDTAEVDADDVAATSKLIEAVKPNLLVNLALPYQDLNLMDACLNTGTDYLDTANYEPRDEARFHYGWQWDYQDRFKDAGLMALLGSGFDPGVTSVFAMYIKKHLLDTIRTLDILDCNGGDHGQHFATNFNPEINIREITAPARHWENGDWVETPALSSRQVFEFDQVGAKNMYLMYHEELESLVKFIPEIERARFWMTFGEQYLTHLRVLQNVGMTSIEPILFEGREIVPLQFLKAVLPEPSTLGTTTKGKTNIGDIATGTKDGEEKTFYVYNVCDHEDAFEETGNQAVSYTTGVPAMIGAALMLNGVWRGEGVFNMEQFDPDPFMDMLNKHGLPWQVHELPEPLKF; encoded by the coding sequence GTGAAGGACGTTCTCGTAATCGGCGCAGGCGGCGTTTCGTCGGTCGCGGTGCACAAGATGGCGAAGAACCCGGATCTGTTCGGGAAGATCACGCTCGCCAGCCGCCGCAAGTTCAAGTGCGACGCGATCGCCGAATCGGTGAAGGCGCGTTTCGGCGTCACCATCGACACGGCCGAGGTCGATGCCGACGACGTCGCAGCGACGAGCAAGCTGATCGAGGCGGTGAAGCCCAATCTGCTGGTCAATCTGGCGCTGCCCTATCAGGACCTCAACCTGATGGACGCGTGCCTCAACACCGGCACCGACTATCTCGATACCGCGAACTACGAACCGCGCGACGAGGCGCGGTTCCATTATGGCTGGCAGTGGGACTATCAGGACCGCTTCAAGGACGCCGGCCTGATGGCGCTGCTCGGCTCGGGCTTCGACCCGGGCGTGACCTCGGTCTTCGCGATGTACATCAAGAAGCACCTGCTCGACACGATCCGCACGCTCGACATCCTCGACTGCAACGGCGGCGATCACGGCCAGCATTTCGCGACCAACTTCAACCCAGAGATCAACATCCGCGAGATCACCGCGCCCGCGCGGCACTGGGAGAATGGCGACTGGGTCGAAACCCCGGCGCTGTCGTCGCGCCAGGTGTTCGAATTCGATCAGGTCGGCGCCAAGAACATGTACCTCATGTACCATGAGGAGCTGGAGAGCCTGGTCAAGTTCATCCCCGAGATCGAGCGCGCGCGCTTCTGGATGACCTTCGGCGAACAGTATCTGACGCACCTGCGGGTGCTGCAGAATGTCGGCATGACCTCGATCGAGCCGATCCTGTTCGAGGGGCGCGAGATCGTTCCGCTCCAGTTCCTCAAGGCCGTGCTGCCCGAGCCCTCGACGCTCGGCACGACGACCAAGGGCAAGACCAACATCGGCGACATCGCGACCGGCACCAAGGACGGCGAGGAAAAGACCTTCTACGTCTATAACGTCTGCGATCACGAAGACGCGTTCGAGGAGACCGGCAACCAGGCGGTGAGCTACACCACCGGCGTGCCGGCGATGATCGGCGCGGCGCTGATGCTGAACGGCGTCTGGCGCGGCGAAGGCGTGTTCAACATGGAGCAGTTCGATCCCGATCCGTTCAT
- a CDS encoding alpha/beta hydrolase, whose product MQKTIDRRTFIGGAAALGLAGAGQARAQSTQKIFAPAPPWPPREHFMLWPGLPPGTPPGVARSNVPVPLPLGTPQRWEKGIRYPYVGVFRPVRPDGRAVLVMPGGGYVFVSLINEGVNVARELNPLGITVFVLAYRLPGEGWLNRTDVPLQDAQRAMRLIRSRAAEFRIDPAKLGICGFSAGGHLGGTLTVGHDDPVYRPVDGADRLSARPAFSGLIYPVTQFSSAGPNSRSGPNLLGPNPQPGAAARFDVLARAGAGMPPLFLCHAMDDGTVPYSQSVALMEAARRHKVPVETHLLERGGHGFGAASLPRANSGSRWLEWFATWTATHV is encoded by the coding sequence ATGCAAAAGACGATCGACCGCAGGACGTTCATTGGAGGCGCCGCGGCGCTCGGACTTGCCGGTGCCGGACAGGCCCGCGCGCAATCCACGCAGAAGATATTCGCCCCTGCCCCGCCCTGGCCACCGCGCGAGCATTTCATGCTGTGGCCCGGCCTGCCGCCCGGCACCCCGCCAGGCGTCGCGCGCTCGAACGTGCCCGTCCCGCTCCCGCTCGGCACGCCGCAGCGCTGGGAGAAAGGCATTCGCTATCCCTATGTCGGCGTGTTCCGCCCCGTCCGCCCGGACGGACGCGCGGTGCTGGTCATGCCCGGCGGAGGCTATGTCTTCGTCAGCCTGATCAATGAAGGGGTGAACGTCGCACGCGAACTCAACCCGCTCGGCATCACCGTCTTCGTCCTCGCCTATCGCCTGCCCGGCGAAGGCTGGCTCAACCGCACCGACGTGCCGCTGCAGGATGCGCAGCGTGCGATGCGGCTGATCCGCTCGCGCGCCGCGGAATTCCGGATCGATCCAGCCAAGCTCGGCATTTGCGGCTTTTCGGCTGGCGGGCATCTCGGCGGCACGCTGACCGTGGGACATGACGACCCGGTCTATCGCCCGGTCGACGGCGCAGACCGGCTCTCCGCGCGGCCCGCCTTTTCCGGACTGATCTACCCGGTCACCCAGTTCTCGAGCGCCGGCCCCAACAGCCGCTCGGGCCCCAATCTGCTCGGCCCGAATCCGCAGCCGGGCGCCGCGGCTCGGTTCGACGTGCTGGCCCGCGCCGGCGCCGGGATGCCGCCCCTGTTCCTGTGTCATGCGATGGACGACGGCACTGTCCCCTATTCGCAGAGCGTCGCGCTGATGGAAGCGGCCCGCCGGCACAAGGTACCGGTCGAGACGCATCTGCTCGAACGCGGCGGCCATGGCTTCGGCGCGGCAAGCCTGCCACGCGCCAATTCCGGATCGCGCTGGCTGGAATGGTTCGCGACCTGGACAGCGACACACGTCTAG